The following DNA comes from bacterium.
TTGTGGCCCGCATGACTCACGCTGTAGTGGTCGCCGCTCTCGTTCGCCCGGAGCCACTCGACGAGGGCGGCGCGCCCGTTGTGCCGCCAGTCCGGGCGCCCGTAGTCCGCTTCCACGTCCTCGGTGAAGCAATCCTCGAGGGCGTCCCACTGCTTGAAGTCGAGCGCGTACCAGTAGTCGTGCATCGCCTGCTCGACGGCGCGTACGTCCTCGAGGGCCCGCACCCGCGCGCGCAGCTCTTCCAGCTCGCTCATGTCTCGTCCTCCGC
Coding sequences within:
- a CDS encoding nuclear transport factor 2 family protein, giving the protein MSELEELRARVRALEDVRAVEQAMHDYWYALDFKQWDALEDCFTEDVEADYGRPDWRHNGRAALVEWLRANESGDHYSVSHAGHNPRVELMGEDLARGLFKLHDWVRIEPAITLRGWGHYQMEFLRCADGRWRIRRLKLDYVYKEELVKYVGNEPPQMTPAME